The following proteins are encoded in a genomic region of Dasypus novemcinctus isolate mDasNov1 chromosome 3, mDasNov1.1.hap2, whole genome shotgun sequence:
- the LOC101418517 gene encoding LOW QUALITY PROTEIN: melanoma antigen preferentially expressed in tumors-like (The sequence of the model RefSeq protein was modified relative to this genomic sequence to represent the inferred CDS: substituted 2 bases at 2 genomic stop codons) — MNIQAPPSLLELASQSLLRDKALAIAALEDLPMELFPPLFTMAFTGRHRDAVKAIVQTWPFTCLPLRALLKEQRLYRENLHAVFNGLDALLALNVHPRRWKLEVLDLXKHAHQNLWSIWSGSRTPGFSLMEPGTAHPMNKRQKVEDFRVLLDLCLKEGTPDEFLTYIIKKVKERKELLYLCCNKLKIFAMPIQNIRKILNVVQLKSIXNLEVNCTWKLSTLGRFAPYLGQMINLHSLLLSHIHKSSERSPEKQEQYVDRFISQFFHLQHLRVLHLDSVSFLKGRLDQVLRDIGEPCQLSSSADVARPCPSFPLMHVSLQPHLTQRDPLLLLQSDLMHLSLCPVVSQLTNLSLSGVSLTNLSPGPLKVLLETFSATLQLLDLDECGIMDSQFTVLFPALGRCSQLTILSFSGNPISLAVLENLLTLAVGLSKLSHVRYPAPLESYDDTDGTPHPGRLAQLHARLRQMLQEAGRPSMI; from the exons ATGAACATCCAGGCCCCACCCAGTCTCCTGGAACTTGCCAGTCAGAGCCTGCTGAGGGATAAGGCATTGGCCATAGCCGCACTGGAGGACCTGCCTATGGAGCTCTTCCCACCACTGTTCACCATGGCCTTCACTGGGAGACACCGCGACGCAGTGAAGGCCATCGTGCAGACCTGGCCTTTCACCTGTCTCCCACTGAGGGCCCTGTTGAAGGAGCAGCGGCTTTACCGGGAGAACTTGCATGCTGTTTTCAATGGACTTGATGCCCTGCTTGCCCTGAATGTTCACCCCAGGAGATGGAAACTAGAAGTGCTGGATTTATGAAAGCATGCTCATCAGAACTTATGGAGTATTTGGTCTGGATCCAGGACCCCTGGGTTCTCATTGATGGAGCCAGGGACAGCCCATCCCATGAATAAGAGGCAAAAAGTGGAGGATTTCAGG GTGCTTCTGGACCTTTGCCTTAAAGAGGGCACCCCTGATGAATTCCTCACTTACATTATTAAGAAGGTCAAGGAGAGAAAAGAGTTACTATACCTGTGCTGTAATAAACTCAAGATATTTGCCATGCCAATCCAAAATATTAGGAAGATCCTGAATGTGGTACAACTAAAGTCCATCTAGAATTTGGAAGTGAATTGCACCTGGAAATTGTCCACCCTGGGGAGGTTTGCTCCTTACCTGGGCCAGATGATTAATCTGCAcagcctcctcctctcccacATCCACAAGTCTTCTGAGAGGTCTCCAGAGAAGCAGGAGCAGTATGTCGACCGGTTCATCTCTCAGTTCTTCCATCTCCAGCATCTCCGGGTGCTCCATTTGGACTCTGTCTCCTTTCTGAAAGGTCGCTTGGACCAGGTGCTCAG GGATATAGGTGAACCCTGCCAGCTGTCAAGCTCAGCTGATGTTGCCAGACCTTGCCCAAGTTTCCCCTTAATGCATGTTTCTCTGCAGCCTCATCTGACACAGAGAG ATCCTCTCCTGCTTTTACAGTCAGACCTGATGCATCTGTCTCTGTGCCCAGTGGTCAGCCAGCTGACAAATCTGAGTCTGAGTGGAGTCAGCCTGACCAACCTAAGTCCTGGGCCGCTCAAGGTTCTCCTAGAGACATTCTCAGCCACCCTCCAGCTTCTGGATTTAGATGAATGTGGAATTATGGATTCCCAATTCACTGTTCTCTTTCCTGCCCTGGGCCGCTGCTCCCAACTAACGATCCTCAGCTTCTCTGGAAACCCCATCTCTTTAGCTGTCCTGGAGAACCTGCTGACACTTGCCGTCGGGCTGAGCAAGTTAAGCCATGTGCGATATCCTGCCCCGCTGGAGAGCTACGATGACACTGATGGGACTCCTCACCCAGGAAGACTTGCCCAGCTCCATGCCAGGTTGAGGCAGATGCTGCAGGAGGCAGGGCGGCCCAGCATGATCTAG